From the genome of Ziziphus jujuba cultivar Dongzao chromosome 6, ASM3175591v1, one region includes:
- the LOC107430148 gene encoding long chain acyl-CoA synthetase 4, with translation MASRKFLVEVEKAKEAKDGRPSLGPVYRSIFAKDGLPPLIEGFDSCWDVFRVSVERNPNNPMLGRREIVNGKAGKYIWKTYKEVYDLVVKVGNSMRTCGYGEGQKCGIYGANCTEWIVSMEACNAHGLYCVPLYDTLGAHAVEFIINHAEVSIAFSEEKKIPELLKTLPSTTKYLKTLVSFGNVTPEQREAVEKFGLAIFSWEEFLQLGDGKSFDLPVKKKSDICTIMYTSGTTGDPKGVMISNESILCLLTGVKRFLESVNEKLHENDVYISYLPLAHIFDRVIEELFILHGARIGFWRGDVKLLVEDLGELKPSIFCAVPRVLERIHSGLTQKISSGGFLKKTMFNFAYSYKYSNLVKGRKHEDAAPLLDKIVFNKVKQGLGGNVRLILSGAAPLSTHVEAFLRVVSCAHVLQGYGLTETCAGTFVSLPHEMSMLGTVGPPVPNVEVCLESVPEMGYDALAATPRGEICVRGATLFSGYYKREDLTREVMIDGWFHTGDVGEWQADGSLKIIDRKKNIFKLSQGEYVAVENLENIYAVASSIDSIWVYGNSFESFLVAVANPNKQALEQWTEENGISGDFKSLCENPKAKEYILGELSKIGKEKKLKGFEIIKAIHLDPQPFDMERDLITPTYKLKRPQLLKYYQDAIDHMYKSATKPSA, from the exons ATGGCGAGTAGGAAGTTTCTGGTGGAGGTGGAAAAGGCCAAAGAAGCCAAGGATGGGAGGCCTTCCCTTGGACCTGTATATCGGAGCATCTTCGCTAAGGATGGTCTTCCGCCTCTGATTGAAGGATTTGATAGTTGTTGGGATGTTTTCCG CGTGTCCGTGGAGAGAAATCCTAACAACCCCATGCTTGGTCGTCGTGAGATTGTGAATGGGAAG gctggtaaatatatttggaaaacttATAAAGAAGTTTATGACTTGGTGGTAAAAGTTGGAAACTCGATGCGCACTTGTGGTTATGGGGAA GGACAAAAATGTGGTATTTATGGTGCCAATTGCACAGAATGGATTGTAAGCATGGAG GCTTGCAATGCTCATGGACTATATTGTGTTCCTTTGTACGACACCTTAG GTGCCCATGCTGTGGAATTCATCATAAACCATGCCGAGGTTTCAATTGCTTTTtcagaagaaaagaagattcCTGAG CTGTTGAAAACATTGCCTAGCACAACAAAATATCTGAAAA CACTTGTGAGCTTTGGCAACGTTACACCAGAACAAAGGGAAGCAGTTGAAAAGTTTGGGTTGGCAATATTTTCTTGGGAAGAGTTTTTGCAACTG GGTGATGGTAAAAGCTTTGACCTTCcagtgaaaaagaaaagtgataTCTGTACTATAATGTATACTAGTGGAACAACTGGTGATCCCAAGGGAGTAATGATATCCAACGAAAGCATCCTTTGTCTTTTGACTGGAGTGAAGCGTTTTCTAGAGAGTGTAAATGAAAAG TTGCATGAGAATGATGTATATATCTCATATCTACCTCTTGCGCATATTTTCGATCGTGTGATTGAGgagttatttattttgcatggtGCCCGAATCGGGTTCTGGCGTGGG GATGTCAAGTTATTAGTTGAAGATCTTGGGGAGCTCAAACCAAGTATATTCTGTGCAGTTCCCCGTGTGCTGGAACGAATCCACTCAG GCTTGACGCAGAAGATTTCTTCAGGGGGCTTCTTGAAAAAGACAATGTTCAATTTTGCTTACTCATA CAAGTACAGTAACTTGGTAAAGGGGCGAAAGCATGAAGATGCAGCTCCATTGCTTgacaaaattgtatttaataAG GTAAAGCAAGGATTGGGAGGTAATGTAAGGCTTATTCTGTCTGGAGCTGCACCTCTTTCTACTCATGTAGAAGCTTTCTTAAGAGTGGTGTCCTGTGCTCATGTTTTGCAAGGATATG GTCTGACAGAAACTTGTGCTGGAACATTTGTTTCACTACCACACGAAATGTCAATGCTTGGTACTGTGGGTCCTCCGGTACCAAATGTTGAGGTCTGCCTGGAGTCCGTTCCTGAAATGGGGTATGATGCCCTTGCAGCCACACCACGTGGAGAAATATGTGTAAGGGGAGCCACCTTGTTTTCTGGGTACTATAAACGTGAAGACCTAACCAGGGAGGTCATGATTGATGGGTGGTTCCATACAG GTGATGTTGGTGAGTGGCAAGCAGATGGAAGCTTGAAAATCATTGATCgtaaaaagaatattttcaaGCTTTCACAAGGAGAATATGTTGCAGTTGAGAACTTGGAGAATATTTATGCTGTTGCTTCTAGTATTGATTCG ATATGGGTTTATGGGAACAGCTTTGAGTCATTCCTTGTTGCTGTTGCCAACCCTAACAAGCAGGCCCTTGAACAATGGACTGAAGAAAATGGAATATCTGGTGATTTCAAATCTCTTTGTGAAAATCCAAAAGCAAAGGAATATATACTTGGAGAGCTCAGCAAAATTGGCAAGGAGAAAAAG TTGAAAGGTTTTGAGATTATAAAAGCTATTCACCTTGACCCGCAGCCATTCGACATGGAGCGTGACCTCATAACTCCAACATATAAGTTGAAGAGACCCCAATTGCTAAAATATTATCAG GATGCGATCGATCACATGTACAAGAGTGCAACCAAGCCCAGCGCCTGA